One genomic segment of Nocardioides cavernaquae includes these proteins:
- a CDS encoding bifunctional 3,4-dihydroxy-2-butanone-4-phosphate synthase/GTP cyclohydrolase II — MPEGAAPGDAQHGGVRLDTVERAIADIAAGKAVVVVDDEGRENEGDIIFAAAKATPELMAFTIRHSSGVICAPMPADMLDRLEIPLMTPHNRDAYRTAYTISVDARDGTSTGISAADRAHTVKVLADSATEPWELTRPGHVFPLRYRDGGVLVRRGHTEAAVDLAKLAGLTPVGVLVEVVNDDGTMKRAAELREFADEHGLAMISIEDLVRYRRRHEVLVERVAETRLPTKHGEFTAFGYRITIDDSEHMALVYGDISAAADGTREPVLTRVHSECLTGDVFGSERCDCGPQLEESLKLIAEEGRGVVVYLRGHEGRGIGLAAKLQAYALQENGRDTVDANLDLGLPADARHYGTATQILRDLGIEEVRLITNNPDKCASLSDFGIAVTDRVALNTHVNENNVAYLRTKRDRMGHTIDLDVPVTLEALEGNS; from the coding sequence ATCCCGGAGGGCGCCGCGCCCGGCGACGCCCAGCACGGCGGGGTCCGGCTGGACACCGTCGAGCGTGCGATCGCTGACATCGCTGCCGGCAAGGCTGTCGTGGTCGTTGACGACGAGGGCCGCGAGAACGAGGGCGACATCATCTTCGCCGCCGCGAAGGCCACCCCCGAGCTGATGGCGTTCACGATCCGCCACTCGAGCGGCGTGATCTGTGCGCCGATGCCGGCGGACATGCTCGACCGGCTCGAGATCCCGCTCATGACGCCGCACAACCGCGACGCCTATCGCACGGCGTACACGATCTCGGTCGATGCCCGCGATGGCACCTCGACCGGCATCAGCGCCGCGGACCGCGCCCACACCGTCAAGGTGCTCGCCGACTCCGCGACGGAGCCGTGGGAGCTGACCCGTCCGGGCCACGTCTTCCCGCTGCGCTACCGCGATGGGGGTGTGCTCGTACGCCGCGGCCACACCGAGGCCGCCGTCGACCTCGCCAAGCTGGCCGGTCTGACGCCCGTCGGTGTCCTGGTCGAGGTCGTCAACGACGATGGCACGATGAAGCGCGCGGCCGAGCTGCGCGAGTTCGCCGATGAGCACGGCCTCGCGATGATCTCGATCGAGGACCTGGTCCGCTACCGCCGTCGGCACGAGGTGCTCGTCGAGCGCGTCGCCGAGACTCGCCTGCCCACCAAGCACGGTGAGTTCACCGCCTTCGGCTACCGGATCACCATCGACGACTCCGAGCACATGGCGCTGGTGTACGGCGACATCTCCGCCGCGGCTGACGGCACACGCGAGCCCGTGCTCACCCGCGTCCACAGCGAGTGCCTCACCGGAGACGTCTTCGGCAGCGAGCGGTGCGACTGCGGCCCGCAGCTCGAGGAGTCGCTGAAGCTGATCGCCGAGGAGGGTCGCGGTGTCGTGGTCTACCTCCGCGGGCACGAGGGCCGCGGGATCGGCCTGGCTGCGAAGCTGCAGGCCTATGCCCTCCAGGAGAACGGTCGCGACACCGTCGACGCGAACCTCGATCTCGGGCTTCCGGCTGACGCGCGCCACTATGGCACCGCCACGCAGATCCTCCGTGACCTCGGTATCGAGGAGGTCCGGCTGATCACCAACAACCCGGACAAGTGCGCGAGCCTGAGCGACTTCGGCATCGCCGTCACCGACCGCGTCGCCTTGAACACCCACGTCAACGAGAACAACGTGGCCTACCTGCGCACCAAGCGCGACCGCATGGGCCACACCATCGACCTGGACGTCCCCGTCACCTTGGAAGCACTGGAGGGCAACTCATGA
- a CDS encoding riboflavin synthase gives MFTGIIEELGTVEAVEQQSDAIRLSIRAATVLEGTGLGDSIAVNGCCLTVVTVDDGVWTADVMQESLDKTSIGDVRPGDVVNLERAVTADKRLGGHIVQGHVDAVGTVVSRTPSEHWEVVELEVPEGLTRYLVDKGSITIDGVSLTVVETRDNRFTVSLIPETLARTTMGRRQPGDRVNLEVDVIAKHVEKLLSSANLLNQQSLDKLMKESKK, from the coding sequence ATGTTCACCGGCATCATCGAGGAACTCGGCACCGTCGAGGCCGTCGAGCAGCAGAGCGACGCCATCCGGCTCTCGATCCGTGCGGCCACGGTGCTCGAGGGCACCGGCCTTGGTGACTCGATCGCGGTCAACGGCTGCTGCCTGACCGTCGTCACCGTCGACGACGGGGTCTGGACGGCCGACGTCATGCAGGAGTCGCTCGACAAGACGTCCATCGGCGACGTGCGCCCCGGCGACGTCGTGAACCTCGAGCGCGCCGTCACCGCCGACAAGCGCCTTGGTGGCCACATCGTCCAGGGCCACGTCGACGCCGTCGGCACCGTCGTGTCCCGCACGCCGAGCGAGCACTGGGAGGTCGTGGAGCTCGAGGTGCCCGAGGGCCTCACTCGCTACCTCGTAGACAAGGGCTCGATCACGATCGACGGCGTCTCGCTGACGGTCGTCGAGACCCGCGACAACCGCTTCACCGTCAGCCTCATCCCCGAGACCCTCGCCCGGACGACGATGGGCCGGCGCCAGCCGGGGGACCGGGTCAACCTCGAGGTCGACGTCATCGCCAAGCACGTGGAGAAGCTGCTGAGCAGCGCCAACCTCCTCAACCAGCAGAGCCTGGACAAGCTCATGAAGGAGTCGAAGAAGTGA
- the ribD gene encoding bifunctional diaminohydroxyphosphoribosylaminopyrimidine deaminase/5-amino-6-(5-phosphoribosylamino)uracil reductase RibD, translating into MTFTAAEQHAMQRALELAATPGVPLGPNPRVGCVLLAADGTTLAEGFHLGAGTPHAEAAALATAREAGVDVRGATAVVTLEPCNHTGRTGPCALALVEAGVSRVVFATGDRNPVAVGGAETLRAAGIEVESGLLESESRELNRVWAFAVEHQRPFVTWKFATSLDGRSAAMDGTSKWITSAAARQDTHRLRALADTVLVGTGTVLADDPQLTVRDADEVALPDQPLRAVMGLRELPARARIFDGSAGTTHLRMHDPREALAQLFARDRQHVFLEGGPTLAAAFFKAGLVDEVVAYVAPVLLGTGRNAVADLGIETIADARHLRVTDVAVLEAVGQDTCVRITMSTASTHPEGN; encoded by the coding sequence ATGACGTTCACCGCTGCCGAGCAGCACGCGATGCAGCGCGCGCTCGAGCTGGCCGCGACCCCCGGCGTACCCCTCGGACCGAACCCGCGGGTCGGGTGCGTCCTGCTCGCAGCCGACGGCACGACGCTGGCCGAGGGATTCCACCTCGGTGCCGGTACGCCGCACGCCGAGGCCGCTGCCCTCGCCACCGCTCGCGAGGCGGGCGTCGATGTCCGTGGCGCGACCGCGGTCGTCACCCTCGAACCGTGCAACCACACCGGCCGGACCGGACCCTGCGCCCTGGCACTCGTCGAAGCCGGTGTGTCCCGCGTGGTCTTCGCCACCGGTGACCGCAACCCGGTGGCCGTCGGGGGAGCGGAGACCCTCCGTGCCGCCGGCATCGAGGTCGAGTCCGGCCTCCTGGAGTCGGAGTCGCGCGAGCTCAACCGTGTGTGGGCCTTCGCGGTGGAGCACCAGCGGCCGTTCGTCACCTGGAAGTTCGCCACCTCGCTGGACGGCCGCAGCGCCGCGATGGACGGCACCTCCAAGTGGATCACCTCCGCTGCCGCACGCCAGGACACCCACCGGCTCAGGGCGCTCGCGGACACCGTCCTGGTCGGCACCGGCACCGTCCTCGCGGACGACCCGCAGCTCACGGTCCGAGACGCCGACGAGGTGGCGCTCCCGGACCAGCCGCTGCGCGCGGTCATGGGCCTGCGCGAGCTGCCGGCACGCGCGCGGATCTTCGACGGCAGCGCCGGCACCACTCACCTGCGCATGCACGATCCCCGCGAGGCGTTGGCCCAGCTGTTCGCCCGCGACCGCCAGCACGTCTTCCTTGAAGGCGGGCCGACGCTGGCAGCCGCGTTCTTCAAAGCAGGCCTGGTCGACGAGGTCGTCGCGTACGTCGCGCCCGTCCTCCTCGGCACCGGGCGGAATGCGGTGGCCGACCTGGGCATTGAGACCATCGCCGACGCGCGTCACCTGAGGGTCACGGACGTGGCCGTGCTCGAGGCGGTCGGCCAGGACACCTGCGTCCGCATCACGATGTCCACAGCGAGCACCCACCCGGAAGGCAACTGA
- the rpe gene encoding ribulose-phosphate 3-epimerase, which translates to MGHIQITPSILNSDLANLGAEVRRIGSADWVHVDVMDNAFVPNLTLGLPVIESLRKHTDTPFDAHLMIEDPDRWAPAYAEVGCGSVTFHVEAAKAPVRLAREIRKQGARASMALKPATPIEPYEDLLPELDMLLIMTVEPGFGGQKFLDLCLPKIRRARAMMDKHGIETWLQVDGGVSLETIERCAEAGADVFVAGSAVYSAADPDKMVAELRAAAEAVATVR; encoded by the coding sequence ATGGGCCACATCCAGATCACGCCGTCGATCCTCAACTCCGACCTCGCCAACCTCGGCGCGGAGGTCCGGCGCATCGGCAGCGCGGACTGGGTGCACGTGGACGTCATGGACAACGCGTTCGTCCCCAACCTGACGCTCGGTCTCCCCGTCATCGAGAGCCTGCGCAAGCACACGGACACGCCGTTCGACGCGCACCTGATGATCGAGGACCCGGACCGCTGGGCTCCGGCGTACGCCGAGGTCGGCTGTGGTTCGGTCACCTTCCACGTGGAGGCGGCCAAGGCCCCCGTGCGGCTGGCGCGTGAGATCCGCAAGCAGGGCGCCCGGGCGAGCATGGCGCTGAAGCCCGCCACGCCGATCGAGCCCTACGAGGACCTGCTCCCGGAGCTCGACATGCTGCTGATCATGACCGTCGAGCCGGGCTTCGGCGGCCAGAAGTTCCTCGACCTGTGCCTGCCCAAGATCCGTCGCGCCCGGGCGATGATGGACAAGCACGGCATCGAGACCTGGCTCCAGGTCGACGGTGGCGTCTCGCTCGAGACGATCGAGCGCTGCGCCGAGGCCGGCGCCGACGTCTTCGTGGCGGGCAGCGCCGTCTACTCGGCGGCTGACCCGGACAAGATGGTCGCCGAGCTGCGCGCTGCCGCGGAGGCAGTCGCAACCGTCCGCTAG
- the ligD gene encoding non-homologous end-joining DNA ligase codes for MASPFVEIEVDDRVVKVTNPDRVYFPMTGATKLDLVEYYLAVGDGIVNALRERPCMLHRFPKGLEGDKVHQKRIPAGAPPWVETVQLYFPRWGRTADELCVTELAQVIWATQMSTVEFHPWNSRRADTEKPDEWRIDLDPGPECDWATVQRVAGVTREVLDELGAVGFPKTSGGSGLHIYVRIPPDHGFQDVRRAALAFAREVERRAGGEVTTAWWRKDRDPSQLFVDYNQNARDHTIAAAYSVRGVANGRVSAPVLWAEIPECEPDDFTMDTMPERFAEIGDLHASIDDHPFDIAPLLAWADRDEAAGEQAPVEPDAG; via the coding sequence ATGGCCAGCCCGTTCGTGGAGATCGAGGTCGACGACCGCGTCGTCAAGGTGACCAACCCGGATCGGGTCTATTTCCCGATGACGGGAGCGACCAAGCTCGACCTGGTGGAGTACTACCTCGCGGTCGGCGACGGCATCGTCAACGCCCTGCGCGAGCGGCCCTGCATGCTGCACCGGTTCCCGAAGGGACTCGAGGGCGACAAGGTCCACCAGAAGCGGATCCCCGCCGGCGCTCCGCCCTGGGTCGAGACCGTCCAGCTCTACTTCCCGCGGTGGGGCCGCACGGCCGACGAGCTGTGCGTCACCGAGCTGGCGCAGGTGATCTGGGCGACGCAGATGTCGACGGTTGAGTTCCACCCGTGGAACAGCCGTCGCGCCGACACCGAGAAGCCGGACGAGTGGCGCATCGACCTCGACCCGGGACCGGAGTGCGACTGGGCGACGGTCCAGCGGGTCGCCGGCGTGACCCGCGAGGTGCTCGACGAGCTGGGCGCGGTCGGGTTCCCCAAGACCAGCGGCGGCTCGGGTCTGCACATCTACGTCCGGATCCCGCCCGACCACGGCTTCCAGGACGTACGCCGCGCAGCGCTCGCCTTCGCCCGTGAGGTCGAACGGCGCGCGGGTGGCGAGGTCACGACTGCCTGGTGGCGCAAGGACCGCGACCCGTCGCAGCTCTTCGTGGACTACAACCAGAACGCCCGCGACCACACCATCGCCGCGGCGTACTCGGTGCGGGGTGTGGCCAACGGCAGGGTCTCGGCGCCGGTGCTCTGGGCGGAGATACCCGAGTGCGAGCCGGACGACTTCACGATGGACACGATGCCGGAGCGGTTCGCCGAGATCGGCGACCTGCACGCGAGCATCGACGACCACCCGTTCGACATCGCACCGCTGCTCGCGTGGGCGGACCGCGACGAGGCGGCGGGTGAGCAGGCTCCCGTCGAGCCCGATGCGGGCTAG
- a CDS encoding RsmB/NOP family class I SAM-dependent RNA methyltransferase, which yields MADPRKGGKRSQGNQPKSGGKPPKPRAAVDPARAAAYDVLFAVRVEGAYTNLALPQLLKKYELSGRDAAFTTELVSGTIRRQGTYDAIIAACAARPLTKIEAKVLDALRLGTHQLLAMRVPPHAAISSTVDLVRGRVGQGPAGFSNAVLRRIGEKSLDEWIRLLAPTKAHEFAAFAHSHPRWVVDALAEALSATKPADMPAELDALLAADNAAPRVMLVARPGLSTVAELEAAGGVATGRSPYAVELGGGDPSLIPAVAEGRAGVQDEGSQLVALALAGAPLEGRDELWLDLCSGPGGKTALLAAIAAERGATVLANERQHHRAQLVARGTRASSAGLAGVVTGDGLRPAWAPETFDRILVDAPCSGLGALRRRPEARWRKTAGEIEELLPLQRALLATALDSVRPGGVVVYATCSPVLAETTGVVDAVIGARDDVVLERTEQLWPHRDNTDAMFLAVLRRG from the coding sequence ATGGCTGACCCGCGCAAGGGCGGCAAGCGCTCCCAGGGCAACCAGCCGAAGTCCGGCGGGAAGCCGCCCAAGCCCCGCGCGGCCGTCGACCCGGCCCGCGCCGCGGCGTACGACGTGCTGTTCGCGGTCCGCGTCGAGGGTGCCTACACGAACCTCGCGTTGCCGCAGCTGCTCAAGAAGTACGAGCTCAGCGGGCGCGACGCGGCATTCACCACCGAGCTGGTCAGCGGCACGATCCGCCGCCAGGGCACCTACGACGCGATCATCGCTGCGTGCGCTGCCCGCCCGCTGACGAAGATCGAGGCCAAGGTGCTCGACGCGCTGCGCCTCGGCACGCACCAGCTCCTCGCCATGCGGGTGCCCCCGCACGCTGCGATCTCCTCGACCGTCGACCTGGTCCGGGGTCGCGTCGGCCAGGGACCGGCCGGCTTCAGCAACGCGGTCCTGCGCCGCATCGGCGAGAAGTCGCTCGACGAGTGGATCCGGTTGCTGGCTCCGACCAAGGCTCACGAGTTCGCCGCATTCGCGCACTCGCACCCGCGCTGGGTCGTCGACGCGCTCGCCGAGGCCCTCTCCGCCACGAAGCCCGCCGACATGCCCGCCGAGCTCGACGCGCTCCTGGCCGCGGACAACGCTGCGCCGCGGGTCATGCTCGTGGCGCGCCCGGGTCTTTCCACAGTCGCCGAGCTCGAAGCGGCGGGCGGAGTGGCGACCGGCCGCTCGCCGTACGCCGTCGAGCTGGGTGGCGGAGACCCCTCCCTCATCCCGGCCGTTGCCGAGGGACGTGCCGGTGTCCAGGACGAAGGCTCGCAGCTCGTCGCGCTCGCGTTGGCGGGGGCACCCCTCGAGGGTCGCGACGAGCTCTGGCTCGACCTCTGCTCAGGACCCGGCGGGAAGACCGCCCTCCTGGCCGCGATCGCTGCCGAGCGAGGCGCGACGGTGCTCGCCAACGAGCGCCAGCACCACCGCGCGCAGCTGGTGGCGCGCGGCACCCGCGCGTCGTCCGCCGGTCTCGCCGGAGTGGTCACGGGAGACGGACTCCGTCCGGCCTGGGCGCCGGAGACCTTCGACCGGATCCTGGTCGATGCTCCGTGCTCCGGTCTGGGTGCCCTGCGTCGTCGCCCCGAGGCGCGGTGGCGCAAGACCGCGGGCGAGATCGAGGAGCTCCTGCCGCTCCAGCGCGCGTTGCTTGCGACGGCCCTCGACTCGGTCCGCCCGGGTGGCGTGGTCGTCTACGCGACGTGCTCTCCCGTGCTTGCCGAGACGACGGGCGTTGTCGACGCCGTGATCGGCGCTCGTGACGACGTCGTCCTCGAGCGCACCGAGCAGCTGTGGCCGCACCGCGACAACACCGACGCGATGTTCCTGGCCGTCCTCCGGCGCGGCTGA
- a CDS encoding MmcQ/YjbR family DNA-binding protein yields MARPATPDDIDLLCRALPEVELGITWGDRPTYKVPAGPKGKGFVLFRMPHKTAVDPVSGEMYDDLLVIRTPTEIEKMALVEDDRLPFFTIDHFRGFNAVLVQQSRLGEIDIDELSEIIEDAWLTVAPKRLAKQFRATTFRAERSGEQSDG; encoded by the coding sequence GTGGCCCGCCCGGCGACCCCGGACGACATCGACCTTCTCTGCCGCGCGCTGCCCGAGGTGGAGCTCGGCATCACCTGGGGCGACCGCCCGACGTACAAGGTGCCGGCGGGGCCGAAGGGCAAGGGGTTCGTCCTCTTCCGGATGCCGCACAAGACGGCAGTCGACCCGGTGTCCGGCGAGATGTACGACGACCTGCTGGTGATCAGGACACCCACCGAGATCGAGAAGATGGCCCTCGTCGAGGACGACCGCCTCCCGTTCTTCACCATTGACCACTTCCGCGGCTTCAACGCGGTCCTCGTGCAGCAGTCCCGACTGGGAGAGATCGACATCGACGAACTGAGCGAGATCATCGAGGACGCGTGGCTGACGGTGGCCCCCAAGCGCCTCGCCAAGCAGTTCCGGGCCACGACGTTCCGCGCCGAGAGGTCAGGGGAGCAGAGCGATGGCTGA
- the fmt gene encoding methionyl-tRNA formyltransferase yields the protein MRVVFAGTPEVAVPALEAIAASRHELVGVITRPDAPAGRGRKLVASPVAVRAEELGVPVMKPEHPRDPEFQAALKALEPDCCPVVAYGALLPQSALDIPSRGWVNLHFSLLPAWRGAAPVQHSIWAGDEITGATTFRIVKELDAGPTYGLMTERVRDTDTAGDLLGRLAEGGAGLLVATLDGIEDGQLDEREQQTEGLLSYAPKILVDDARIVWREPAVGVDRRIRACTPFPGAWTTFGGERIKIGPVTIGATGSLAPGQIEVTKNAVYVGTGSNVVKLGEVKAFGKKLMNAADWARGVTFSGDEKFGD from the coding sequence ATGCGCGTTGTCTTCGCGGGCACTCCCGAGGTTGCGGTTCCCGCCCTCGAGGCGATCGCAGCATCGCGTCACGAGCTCGTCGGCGTGATCACTCGCCCCGACGCCCCTGCCGGGCGTGGGCGGAAGCTCGTGGCGTCGCCCGTCGCGGTGCGTGCCGAGGAGCTGGGAGTGCCGGTGATGAAGCCGGAGCACCCGCGCGACCCGGAGTTCCAGGCCGCGCTGAAGGCGCTCGAGCCCGACTGCTGTCCCGTCGTCGCCTACGGCGCGCTGCTTCCGCAGTCGGCGCTCGACATCCCGTCGCGTGGCTGGGTCAACCTGCACTTCTCCCTGCTGCCGGCCTGGCGTGGCGCGGCGCCGGTGCAGCACTCGATCTGGGCCGGAGACGAGATCACCGGTGCCACGACGTTCCGGATCGTCAAGGAGCTCGACGCCGGTCCGACCTATGGACTGATGACCGAGCGCGTCCGCGACACCGACACCGCCGGCGACCTCCTCGGCCGGCTCGCCGAGGGTGGTGCCGGCCTTCTGGTCGCGACCCTCGACGGCATCGAGGACGGTCAGCTCGATGAGCGCGAGCAGCAGACTGAGGGTTTGCTGTCCTACGCCCCCAAGATCCTCGTCGACGACGCCCGGATCGTCTGGCGCGAGCCTGCCGTCGGAGTGGACCGCCGGATCCGCGCCTGCACACCGTTCCCGGGCGCGTGGACCACGTTCGGCGGTGAGCGGATCAAGATCGGGCCGGTCACGATCGGTGCGACCGGCTCGCTCGCCCCCGGGCAGATCGAGGTCACCAAGAACGCGGTGTACGTCGGCACCGGGAGCAACGTCGTGAAGCTCGGCGAGGTCAAGGCGTTCGGCAAGAAGCTGATGAACGCCGCCGACTGGGCGCGCGGGGTCACCTTCTCGGGTGACGAGAAGTTCGGCGACTGA
- the def gene encoding peptide deformylase: MAVQPIRLFGDPVLRQRAAEVTTFDRELQRLVQDLTDTMLDAPGAGLAAPQIGVSARVFTWYVDGEVGHLINPTLELSQEIQDGLEGCLSLPELTYDCKRAMSVVAQGFNMHGEPVTINGSELLARAIQHETDHLDGILFIDKLDSDARKAAMRQIRESDWFGDGGQPTIKVSPHRTNGFGF; the protein is encoded by the coding sequence GTGGCTGTTCAGCCGATTCGTCTTTTCGGTGACCCGGTGCTGCGCCAGCGCGCGGCCGAGGTCACCACGTTCGACCGCGAGCTCCAGCGGCTCGTGCAGGACCTGACCGACACCATGCTCGACGCCCCGGGCGCCGGGCTCGCGGCGCCCCAGATCGGTGTCTCGGCCCGGGTCTTCACCTGGTACGTCGACGGCGAGGTCGGCCACCTGATCAACCCGACGCTCGAGCTCTCGCAGGAGATCCAGGACGGGCTCGAGGGGTGTCTCTCCCTTCCCGAGCTCACCTATGACTGCAAGCGCGCGATGTCGGTGGTCGCCCAGGGGTTCAACATGCACGGCGAGCCGGTCACCATCAACGGCTCCGAGCTGCTCGCCCGCGCGATCCAGCACGAGACCGATCACCTCGACGGGATCCTGTTCATCGACAAGCTCGACTCCGATGCCCGCAAGGCCGCCATGCGCCAGATCCGGGAGTCCGACTGGTTCGGCGACGGCGGCCAGCCGACGATCAAGGTGTCCCCGCACCGCACCAACGGGTTCGGCTTCTGA